The Triplophysa rosa linkage group LG15, Trosa_1v2, whole genome shotgun sequence genomic sequence GGGCACATTCCTCCCAATACTtgacacttttttcttttgacgtattcttttaaattaataattttcaATGTCCACTGTCCATGTCATAATGTCCACTGAATTTTATGTATGATTGTATttcccgttttttttttttggcaaaacTTTATACAAGATCTGCCATGCTCTCCTGCAAGCTGACATTAGGAACCGTTTTCATTAatttcagtgtctttcaaagGCCCTACAGTTTGCTTCAGTTAGCTATAAAAAACTACGAAATTTGCCATTCTGTCCTCGAAATTGAAATTGAGAACTGTTTAAACTTGTTCGTATTTATTTTCCGAAAGCAAGCAGATCCGTTTTGTAAATTAATATAcggacaaaaatgatcaatattaAACTTAGCCTGCATTTCACTTGAAttctttttcgaagctgctagcgtctgttttacattataatcctatggagtaaaccgtgttttcaaaaacatcCTGAGAGCTCCGACGTCTTTTTCTGCATCTCAGAgcatcttttgaggttgaaaaaagttcaacttttgtGGGGAAAAAAATGCCCATGTCAATCTCCTTTTccccagctaaccaatgacagagacctgtcgtttccatagcaacatgcgaggaacgtgattggtcgagaaggctccagctcgaaaaaataaaatggtggctGAAACTCCCATTGgggcatagttttgtataaatgtaattttaattttcactttcaacaacttctgattgcatttctagcgagaaattaatattatagtttttaaatatgtgaatagTTATTGCAAATACGCTCTCTGTTTGTAATTACGTTACGCTTCCTATCTATTTCTCTGTGCTGCCTTCGTGCACGCTGAGGACGAAGTCTTGGCGTTCGGCTGCTGTTTGTAACCAAATGCTGCCAGCGCCTTGGGCAATTTTTtcttctcaaaaaagaagttaaGTGTGAACACGGGCTTAAACtagagatttatactggggcaagATGGAGTGGTGCTCCATCACACCAGTAGCCACTGCCACGGAGCAGAGCGAGGGCTCAGACCCGGATGTGtaatgtatattgaaatatcgaaaatgtgtttaaaaaccatATCATCGTTATCGAAATTAATTCTATTCGCGATAGTTattgttattgaattattgtCCAGCCCTACTTCAAAGATTCGTTCAAAGCCACAGATTCATTCACAATAATTGCCTCGCCTAAAGGACGGTTTGATTTATGGGAACGCCAGCCCATCAGGTTGGAATAATGCTCAGAATTCTTGTGGATTGTTGTGGATTAAACATCTTTGATGACATTCATTGCCATGGATTTTATTGGGTTACAAGAAAAGGTAGGATATGGATTTAATTGCGAACTGTACTGATTTTATGTGTGATCATGCTACATGCTACGCTGTCACAGCATTGGAGTCAAATCTTGCAACTAGTGTGCAGACCCAGACTGTCATGGCACAGTAACTTCATATTGACGCACAGCTAAACAAAGGCAAAGTACCGTTACTCAATAAGAGCGTCCCAAAACGAAGTTAAAGAGCACGTAACTAGTGTTACGGTGTTCTGCCTTGGTTTCATTTGGGCTTTTAGAAGTTAAGACAATGCATTATTTTCTCGAAAAAACTATGAAATTGACTCGAGATACTTGAGTCACGTGATAAAGGACGTCTTGAATATCCCCAAAATATCAATAACTCATTTTCAACCAAAATCGAAGTTACGGCCTTTTGCCTTTGCACGGCATtatagtaattggataaattgtagcaaaaactgtagtatactttaatatctACTAGTGTCTACgagttttattaaagtttactgtaataaatgcTTAGTAcattaataaggatttaaacaacaaattatCATCTTGTTTATGTTCAGTTTAATGTTGTGTTTAGTTTCTTGTCTTGAATACTTGAAACGTTTACAAAAAGTCACAAAATTTTGCTATTGTACCGCATTACTGATTGCACGATAGAATCGCAACATACAACAGCAAAAAAGTAATTGTTGCAGTGCTGTCTCCGGAATGCAATCGCGAATAGACCGGGGGAAACAGAGCGTGTTCAGATTAATGCGGTGAACAGACCGGGAAATTTTGGTTCGTGAACATTTTTCACCCGCGAACTAATTTATGTGCGACAAAATTAATTTATACAGCAATGTTTAAAAGGGAAATGTTAGActtactttaaatgtgaaattaaaacggccagtaggtggtggTAATTTTTTACTGAGTCAGTGAATAACTGAAGCAATTCATTCCAAATGGGTGATTTATTCAAGAACAAGGCAGGTATCTTGATGAATAATTCACTAAATCATTATCTCCTTCGAGTTTTTTAAAGCAcggattcatttaggagagaaacacagcaaaaaggCAGCTGTAAGTGTTTAAATGAAAGTTAATATGATGCTATAGCACCGGTATATTGTGCAACCCTACTAAAAAGTACATTTCTTATCCTGTTTGAGTTAGCCATTCACACTAACTATGGATGCACCGATGTATCGGCCACCGATATTGGATTAATTTAACACCATCGGCATATCGGAAATAGCATAAAAAAGGCAGATACCGATGGTTTATTAATTAACTGCATGGAGGCAATGAGTTACATGTCTGAATAATTTAATTGCAAATTAATTAAATTGCAACAGCACAGACTTGAATGTTCAGAAATGTTCAATGTTGAGTCAAATATGTGTTaatgttgttaataaaaaaaatattggatAGCAAATATCACCTTTGAAGATTGTCATGTTGTcttgttgtatttttatcttaacgTGTGCatctcttaaaatgttaaatggatccaattcatgttcagtaaaatgtatttaatgcagAAAAACATAGCTGGTATTGTAAAGTACTATGCAATTGACCAATATCGGAATCTGACGATGGTTGATTGTTAAAATCTGTATCGGCCAAAATAAAACCCTATCAGTGCATCCCTAGCACTAACGCATAGAAACAATGTTAGGTAATGCAAACGAGGCATGTTGTATGTAGAGAGCAAGACTAAGTTCAAAATGTGAACAATGCTAAGTATATTTCTAATCTATTTGTGTAATTCAACAGTACTAATGGCACTTCAGATGATGACTGTGAAGAAGAAACCTCCAGAAAACAGGCAAAGCCGCCCCATATGCAAAATCTGCAGCTGCCATAAGAAATgtcagagaaagaaaaagagaggaaCCGATGTAATTTCAATCCTGATTATTCACCAAACATTTCTAAGCATTGTACAGCACTGCCAAACTGTATGCAGTACTTTGTAAATAGCACATTTTGCCTCATTGAGCTTTACAGAGCATTGCAAAACCTTATGAAAAACTATATTTAGCACATTTTTAAAGGATACAACTCTgtaacatttgtttgttttttaagtgcatacaagtttattttattttgtttttatttgtttatttttaaaattgaattgtcatattgtttattttgcttGGTTTTATTGATTTAGGTTTGACCTGTATTTCAGGCTGCAGCTCCTTGAAGatgttttatgtaaattgttttgtgtgtgtgtggatacaTCCTCCTTTGCAATTTGATTGTTATGTCTTTACTTTATAAAAGTAATTATTGTGAAATGGCGTCATCaaatatttatacttttggtgCCAATAGTGTCTCCATGTTTTGCTTTACCACAAAGTGAGGAATTTGTGCTTAGTTTTTTGAGCAGATTTCATGGGTGAATTTTACAGGGCGTTTGCTTGTGAATAAATCTTACTCTTTCTGGGTTATGCAGTACATGAACTTCCATCAGGCTAAAGACATATACACCGATAGTCACAAGACTTGACTCATCTAGCACTGTGCtattttcatagattaaaaaacAACTATTAAAAAGGGAGTTTCAGCCTGTTTATCTCTGAAATAGCAATAGCCAATTTTGCATCTCTCATAGTAATTCTTTTGAAAGTCTTTTGAAACTTTGAAACTGTTGTTTGTTGCATATGTATTTGCAAAAGTATATTACATAACCTTACAACCCAAAATGTTGTTCCGAGATCCCTTCCATGGATGAATTTGGCATAgtgtactttttttaaatatatatatatatatatatatatatatatgtgcatAATTAatcattataatataaaaagtgTTTACACTGATTTGTGTATCGCAGCTTTATTACACAATGTCCTTATGCTTATATTTCCACTATGTAGGTATGATGCCAGCCTTCAGCCCACCCCACCTCGTGATTATGGAACACcccatttgcatttttttgaaGACTGGGGAGTAGTTACTTTCGGAAGTTCCCTACCTGCTGGGAGAAACCactcatttttatcatttaagtCCGGAAAGCTTGGTGGACGTGCTATATTTGACATTGTACAccacaaaaaatacaaagactgGATCAAAGGGTGGCGAAACTTTAATGCTGGCCATGAGCACCCAGACCAGAACTCCTTTACCTTTGCCCCAAATGGAGTTCCGTTCATCACAGAAGCATTGTATGGGCCCAAATATACCTCCCTCAATAATGTTGTCATGTTTGGACCTGCTGTGTCTGAAAGCTGCTTTGCTCCATGGGAAGGTCAAGTTACAGAGGCTTGCAACTCTAAATGGTTAAAATATAAGCATGGGCAAGCGGCAGATTGTCATGGTCGGGTGGAGGTGGCTCTAGAACAGCAGGGCATGGTGTTTATCCGTGGGGAGGGCATGGCAGCTTACAACTCTGAACTGAAGATCCAAAATTTTCAGAGAAACTTGTTGCTGATTAATCCTCAACTGCTGCTGATGGTAGACCGTATTCATCTGCATTCTGGCAGTCCAACACACAAAATAAGTGCCTTCTTTCACAACACAGACTTGCCCTTCCAAAACACCCAAGATGGTGGAGTTCATGGCGCTGTGATCAGAAACGGAAATGAATCGTACACAATGTTCTGGTTGGATGACATGGGCAGCAGTGAAAGGGCAGCAGTGGGCTATAGGAGCTACCCACGGGGGTACCCTTATAATGGATCAAACTATGTGAATGTGACTATGCCACTAAGGAATCCCACAAGCAGAGTGGCTTACATCTTCTTTGGGCCTGGAGAGGATTTGCAAAGTTTCAGTGTGCATGGTGattcagaaaaactaaacaTCTATCTAGGCAccagaaaacacacatatacCATATGTATTCTTGCAGCTGAGGTTTCCACCAAAGCCCCATATGCAGTAGTGTTGACGGATCAAAAGAAAGTGGTGTTTGAAAGTGCATTAGAAATAAAGGAACAGCCTGTAAAAGAAGTGGAGGAATATGTTAATGTTGTTGAGGACAGTCTTCAGCATGTCAAACCAGTCTTTCAGCAGCTAGAACGACACATCCTGTCACGGGTTCTTAACACAGACAACTTTCACAAAACTGCTGAGCGTCTGCTAAAATTCTCGCAGAAGAGAAACACAGCGGGAACTCTTGACATTATTGGCCTCTATAAGAAGCAGGGAAAAGGAAAGGGAGGCAAAAAGACAATCCTTTCTGACAGTCTACCAGATATATTTTCTCATATCGAGGCAAATGAGAAGAAGGAGAGACAACTGTCAATGAAGCATGCCTATGAGGATGTTCCAGATGAGGGAGATGATGATTCAAGGACATTCATTGATTACAGTGACGTACGAAAGGGCAGAAAGGTTGGATTTATAAAGGGGCGGAAATTTAAAGAAGTGCAGATAGTGGCTACAGCAGAAACTGAGGATACACCCAGCTCCACCTCATATATACGGCTATTCCTCATTTCGAATATAGccactttttttcttctgctagCAGTGTTGCTGACACGTTTCCAGAGGGCTCAGAGTTTGCACACACAACGTTTTCTCTACTGTGTCCTCCTCATAGATGGCTTCATCCTGCTCTCTTTGTACTCCTCCTGCTCTCAGACTCAGTGTTAACATCATTATTGACCCTTTTCTGCCAACGGAGTGCCAGGACTTGGCTTTACATCAGATAGCaagacaaaataattaaaaaattataCACACATTCTGTTCAAAATTACACACTTTGGTTCTGAATATTGTTGCCTCTGTAGCTTGCATTGACTTGCTTGCAGTGTTTTGTGATAGTTATGTATTAGCAAATCTCAACATGACAACATGATGAGTCATTGTGGTTGAGACCAGAGCCTATGTCCTATGTGCactgttttatttctcttttactTTCGCCTTTGAAACCGACCCCGTTCAGCAGGGAGGGAAGGGGAGGTTAAGTGAAGGAGAGTCCCAGTAACTCatttagctttcctgtagctcagtggttagagcatggcgctagcaacgccgaGGTCATGGgctcgatcccagggattgcacatactccaaaacaaatgtatagcatAATGctatgtaagtcgctttggataaaaagcaaatgcataaatgtaaatgttgggGTCAGCTCTACTAAATTAAAacagtaaattattatttaccTACTCTCGTGAGTAAATGTGTAGTTTTTTAATAGTTGACACTGGCATAAAAATGCATTGTAACATATAAATGACtttaaatattacaattaaattcaaaatggacttaaatagcgcttttcacagttttcattggtgcaaagcagttttacataaTAATACAAAGACATTagatataaataaaagtaaaacaaaatacatggtattattgggAGTTATTCTTCATGCAATGTGCATTTGTTAGGATGCGgacagaagaacccaagtgcagaacAGTGATGGTggcaaaacaaaacttttatttacaataaacacaaaacaaagacccacaagggggtaaaacaCCAAGGACAGggagtaaataataatatacagacTTGACGGGTACACTACACTGACTAGACTAACTACAGAACACTAGATGTAAACTAGACTGACTTACTATGACAAGACGAAGATAATCCCAGGCACGAAAACCAGCGAATTCCATTAACCGCAAGACAAGACCTCTTCAAACTCTGACTACGAAATCTCTTTGACAGAGACTGAATACacaaaacgaaccagcacaggacagaaaacacaagggcattaaatagggagtcAATCAGGAAGGAACAGGTGGGAGGCATaaactaattaacaatcaataataaggaaacgagagggcggggacataGCTGAGACCCGAGAGAGCACGTGGTACACCATAGCAAGCAATACTACGTCTCTCTCACACTAAACGCATGGGTCtatcatgattctgccacaagacgctgtttttgattgtttttacaatattataatgTGCAGAGTACATGTGTTAATTCGCTATTTGCCTCTGTCCACTCACCTAATAGTCATGCTCTCCACattttgc encodes the following:
- the dse gene encoding dermatan-sulfate epimerase isoform X1, with translation MRTYMRGAPTVFFISTLWVLLIPALANIDSSGGIAFLGGNYEGTHPMLYFGQTEVEVLQRAAMGTHKALAQQIREAGEAILERPEEYLPPWHPEEFSARWNEVYGNNLGLLSMFCLLYPHRSGALDIAKEYMERMAAQPNWLVKDAPWDEVPMAHSLVGFATAYDFLYEYLSTVQQERFLQVIGNASHYMYEKSYHRGWGFQYLHNHQPTNCVALLTGSLVLMNQGYLQEAYLWTKQALAIMEKSMVLLQDVTDGSLYEGVAYGTYTTRSLFQYMYLVQRHFDIGHFSHPWLHKHFAFLYRTLLPGFQRSVAIADSNYNWFYGPESQLVFLDRYVMRNGSGNWLADIIRQNRVLEGPGQAGRGQRWCTLHTEFLWYDASLQPTPPRDYGTPHLHFFEDWGVVTFGSSLPAGRNHSFLSFKSGKLGGRAIFDIVHHKKYKDWIKGWRNFNAGHEHPDQNSFTFAPNGVPFITEALYGPKYTSLNNVVMFGPAVSESCFAPWEGQVTEACNSKWLKYKHGQAADCHGRVEVALEQQGMVFIRGEGMAAYNSELKIQNFQRNLLLINPQLLLMVDRIHLHSGSPTHKISAFFHNTDLPFQNTQDGGVHGAVIRNGNESYTMFWLDDMGSSERAAVGYRSYPRGYPYNGSNYVNVTMPLRNPTSRVAYIFFGPGEDLQSFSVHGDSEKLNIYLGTRKHTYTICILAAEVSTKAPYAVVLTDQKKVVFESALEIKEQPVKEVEEYVNVVEDSLQHVKPVFQQLERHILSRVLNTDNFHKTAERLLKFSQKRNTAGTLDIIGLYKKQGKGKGGKKTILSDSLPDIFSHIEANEKKERQLSMKHAYEDVPDEGDDDSRTFIDYSDVRKGRKVGFIKGRKFKEVQIVATAETEDTPSSTSYIRLFLISNIATFFLLLAVLLTRFQRAQSLHTQRFLYCVLLIDGFILLSLYSSCSQTQC
- the dse gene encoding dermatan-sulfate epimerase isoform X2, translated to MAHSLVGFATAYDFLYEYLSTVQQERFLQVIGNASHYMYEKSYHRGWGFQYLHNHQPTNCVALLTGSLVLMNQGYLQEAYLWTKQALAIMEKSMVLLQDVTDGSLYEGVAYGTYTTRSLFQYMYLVQRHFDIGHFSHPWLHKHFAFLYRTLLPGFQRSVAIADSNYNWFYGPESQLVFLDRYVMRNGSGNWLADIIRQNRVLEGPGQAGRGQRWCTLHTEFLWYDASLQPTPPRDYGTPHLHFFEDWGVVTFGSSLPAGRNHSFLSFKSGKLGGRAIFDIVHHKKYKDWIKGWRNFNAGHEHPDQNSFTFAPNGVPFITEALYGPKYTSLNNVVMFGPAVSESCFAPWEGQVTEACNSKWLKYKHGQAADCHGRVEVALEQQGMVFIRGEGMAAYNSELKIQNFQRNLLLINPQLLLMVDRIHLHSGSPTHKISAFFHNTDLPFQNTQDGGVHGAVIRNGNESYTMFWLDDMGSSERAAVGYRSYPRGYPYNGSNYVNVTMPLRNPTSRVAYIFFGPGEDLQSFSVHGDSEKLNIYLGTRKHTYTICILAAEVSTKAPYAVVLTDQKKVVFESALEIKEQPVKEVEEYVNVVEDSLQHVKPVFQQLERHILSRVLNTDNFHKTAERLLKFSQKRNTAGTLDIIGLYKKQGKGKGGKKTILSDSLPDIFSHIEANEKKERQLSMKHAYEDVPDEGDDDSRTFIDYSDVRKGRKVGFIKGRKFKEVQIVATAETEDTPSSTSYIRLFLISNIATFFLLLAVLLTRFQRAQSLHTQRFLYCVLLIDGFILLSLYSSCSQTQC